One Anguilla rostrata isolate EN2019 chromosome 15, ASM1855537v3, whole genome shotgun sequence genomic window carries:
- the LOC135240702 gene encoding target of Nesh-SH3-like isoform X3, which yields MLIRPLLPLLLLLAAVVLVSCNSARKIRGKRQNMKVRINATEDTIILKFVRPNPDIKLEGYILGYGSSMFSKQFIKLPDNGEPYETEIDAEPKYLVAVQPVPSNDVKKQCKERYFLEKPLHLVVGTVTPTSVLLSWGALVKTSYEGNILRDCLDDGNFTVRYREMNRRWNYQTCPTSDTVIDHLKPDTPYEFSVRPNQVARKVWSKTVVHNTFMDDKPKQNPIIQKVINTKPGKPVPHGPKSPPINIHNSPQTKVFPVQKKPGPAATKSPPDAGHPKVPHPGRDSSHKNVDVNPAASYPKILFTSLHITSVSSKTSLPKDIKIWEIVLRGLPITTQTPLTSAGSPSTTQSPLTSVPSPSTTKNLLTTKLASITQNPLTTGTSPTTIQSQLPTVGLPSTTQSRLITGPHSIIQMPLTTVGLPSTTQNPLTTGSPSTSQSPLTTGPPSTIQMPMITVGSPSIIQSQLTTVKSLCTTQNPLTTGLPSPTRSPLTTERSPITTQSSLAKGRSPTTTRSPLTKLGSPSTTQSSLSTVGPSHTTQSPLTIGRSPSTAQSPLTTVRSPSTGQSLVTTGKPPSTTQTPLTTRRSPSTTQSPLTPVGLPSTTKSPLTTVGSPRTTQNPLTTVESSSTTQSSLPTRSPSTTKHPLTTAGSPSTTQSPLTTGRSPSTTQTPLTTRRSPSTTQSPLTTVGSPRTTQNPLTTAGSPSTTQSPLTTVGSPSTTQSPLRITQLPSTTKSPLNAVRSPSTTQSPLTIVRLHRTTQSPPSTTQTPLTKVRSPRTTQSPPTEVRSPRTTQSPLTTGRSPSTTQTPLTTSPSTTQSPLRITQLPSTTKSPLNAVRSPSTTQSPLTIVRLHRTTQSPPSTTQTPLTKVRSPRTTQSPLTEVRSPRTTQSPLTTGRSPSTTQTPLTTVGSPSTTQSPLRITQLPSTTKSPLNAVRSPSTTQNPLTIVRLHRTTQSPPSTTQTPLTKVRSPRTTQSPLTEVRSPRTTQSPLTTGRSPSTTQTPLITVGSPSTTQSSLPTGLPRTTQTPQTTVGSLRTTQSPLTIRRSPSTTQTPLITAGSPRTTQNSPSTTQTPLTKVRSPRTTQSPLTTGRSPSTTQGPPTRVGPLSTTQSPLITIGSPSTTQSPLPIRSPSTTKSSPTSTGLSKTTQSPLTRVGSLSTTQSPLTTVESPRTTQAPLPTVISPSTTQGPLTNSANDRHIKAVSHTAFGQSEDELSLPSLASETANSNDWGKREPKKTTTSSPNVPRSVAVTVPTRKPTSGKVSSPSTSYGMRPYSSPSVPEPSHTSGPDDDGEHHKGFKLPKPVIEPTIPMGSPSEPLPSPIRNVDMKGKHTDKDVGNVTKPQFLPDEVTKEMNRASTPKPRLLHVTVAPIKQEPQLTTASPTLKSQKASQTLKDQTATPTLKDQTATPTLKDQTATPTLKDQTATPTPDSETATPSPDSETATSTPDSQTVTPTLNGQTTSPTVKSQTTTPTLKVQTTKPTLKVQTTKPTLKVQTTTPTLKVQTTKPTLKARKTAPTPKGRTTTPTPKRQTTTPTLKVRKTKPTLKARKTIPTPKGRTTTTSPKVQTTKPTLKARKTTPTPKARTTTPTPKRQTTTPTLDDQTSMPTLNDSRDNLWDNTSVFSSVPSSDVDAMGKKRFTAPHVVYKIDKKPDEPCSITDSLKHFPTEEGGDLNVTAPPRFPPSNLTVVTVEGCPSFIILDWDESDNETTDYEVTAKNIGPNGEKTSTLNTDQTHAALENLNPSSSYEFRVKPLNELGEGPSTDPVVFDTESADPRVSEYTAGRAAIWTPFSFNADEYSECRGKQYVKRTWYRKFVGIQLCNSLRYKIYLSDSLKGKFYNIGDQTGNGEDHCQFVDSFLDGRTGHQLLAEQLPPRTGFYRAMRQEPVSFGEIGGRSHITYVPWYECGTPIPGKWW from the exons AAACTTCACTGTGCGCTATAGGGAGATGAACAGGAGGTGGAACTATCAGACATGCCCTACCAGTGACACAGTGATCGACCACCTGAAGCCTGACACTCCTTACGAGTTTTCCGTTCGACCGAACCAGGTTGCTCGTAAAGTGTGGAGCAAGACTGTCGTTCACAACACCTTCATGGATG ACAAACCCAAGCAGAACCCCATCATACAGAAGGTCATCAACACTAAGCCTGGG aagccTGTGCCCCATGGACCCAAATCACCTCCAATCA ACATTCACAACAGTCCTCAAACCAAAGTATTCCCAGTGCAGAAAAAACCTGGCCCTGCAGCTACCAAATCACCTCCTG ATGCAGGGCACCCCAAAGTTCCCCATCCAGGAAGAGACAGCTCTCATAAAAATGTTGATGTCAATCCAGCAGCATCCTACCCCAAAATCCTGTTCACCAGCCTTCATATTACCTCAGTTTCCAGTAAAACTAGCCTCCCCAAAGACATAAAAATATGGGAAATAGTGCTGCGCGGGTTACCTATCACCACCCAGACTCCACTGACTTCTGCAGGATCACCTAGTACCACACAAAGTCCACTGACTTCAGTGCCATCACCTAGTACCACAAAGAATCTACTGACTACTAAGTTAGCTAGTATCACACAAAATCCACTGACTACAGGGACATCACCTACTACCATCCAAAGTCAACTACCTACTGTGGGATTACCCAGTACCACACAGAGTCGACTAATTACTGGGCCACATAGTATCATTCAGATGCCACTCACTACAGTGGGGTTGCCTAGTACCACCCAAAATCCATTGACTACGGGGTCACCAAGTACCTCACAGAGTCCACTGACTACTGGGCCACCTAGTACCATCCAGATGCCTATGATTACAGTAGGGTCACCTAGTATCATCCAGAGTCAACTGACTACAGTGAAGTCACTTTGTACCACACAGAATCCACTCACTACTGGGTTACCTAGTCCCACACGAAGTCCACTGACTACAGAGAGGTCACCAATTACCACCCAGAGTTCACTGGCTAAAGGGAGGTCACCTACTACTACCCGGAGTCCACTAACTAAACTGGGGTCACCTAGTACCACCCAGAGTTCATTAAGTACTGTGGGGCCATCACATACCACCCAGAGTCCATTGACTATAGGGAGGTCACCTAGTACCGCACAAAGTCCACTGACTACAGTGAGGTCACCTAGTACTGGCCAAAGTCTAGTGACTACAGGGAAGCCACCTAGTACCACACAGACTCCACTGACTACAAGGAGGTCACCCAGTACCACACAGAGTCCACTGACACCTGTAGGGTTGCCTAGTACCACTAAGAGTCCACTTACTACTGTTGGGTCACCCAGGACCACCCAGAATCCACTGACTACTGTAGAGTCATCTAGTACCACCCAGAGTTCATTGCCTACTCGATCACCTAGTACCACGAAGCATCCACTGACTACAGCGGGGTCACCCAGTACCACACAGAGTCCACTGACTACAGGGAGGTCTCCTAGTACCACCCAGACACCACTGACTACAAGGAGGTCACCCAGTACCACACAGAGTCCACTGACTACTGTCGGGTCACCCAGGACCACCCAGAATCCACTGACTACTGCAGGGTCACCCAGTACCACACAGAGTCCCCTGACTACTGTGGGGTCACCTAGTACCACCCAGAGTCCATTAAGAATTACACAATTGCCCAGTACCACTAAGAGTCCACTGAATGCTGTCAGGTCCCCCAGTACCACACAGAGTCCACTGACAATTGTGCGATTACATAGGACCACCCAGAgtccacctagcaccacccagACTCCACTGACTAAAGTGAGGTCACCTAGAACCACTCAGAGTCCACCGACTGAAGTGAGGTCACCTAGAACCACCCAGAGTCCACTGACTACAGGGAGGTCCCCTAGCACCACCCAGACTCCCCTGACTACGTCACCTAGTACCACCCAGAGTCCATTAAGAATTACACAATTGCCCAGTACCACTAAGAGTCCACTGAATGCTGTCAGGTCCCCCAGTACCACACAGAGTCCATTGACAATTGTGCGATTACATAGGACCACCCAGAgtccacctagcaccacccagACTCCACTGACTAAAGTGAGGTCACCTAGAACCACTCAGAGTCCACTGACTGAAGTGAGGTCACCTAGAACCACCCAGAGTCCACTGACTACAGGGAGGTCCCCTAGCACCACCCAGACTCCCCTGACTACTGTGGGGTCACCTAGTACCACCCAGAGTCCATTAAGAATTACACAATTGCCCAGTACCACTAAGAGTCCACTGAATGCTGTCAGGTCCCCCAGTACCACACAGAATCCATTGACAATTGTGCGATTACATAGGACCACCCAGAgtccacctagcaccacccagACTCCACTGACTAAAGTGAGGTCACCTAGAACCACTCAGAGTCCACTGACTGAAGTGAGGTCACCTAGAACCACCCAGAGTCCACTGACTACAGGGAGGTCCCCTAGTACCACCCAGACTCCACTGATTACTGTTGGGTCACCTAGTACCACCCAGAGTTCACTCCCTACTGGATTGCCTAGAACTACCCAAACTCCACAGACTACTGTGGGGTCACTTAGAACCACCCAGAGTCCACTGACTATAAGGAGGTCCCCTAGCACCACCCAGACTCCACTGATTACTGCTGGTTCACCTAGGACCACCCAGAATTCACCTAGCACCACCCAGACTCCACTGACTAAAGTGAGGTCACCTAGAACCACCCAGAGTCCACTGACTACAGGGAGGTCCCCTAGTACCACCCAGGGTCCACCGACTAGAGTGGGGCCACTTAGTACCACACAGAGTCCACTGATTACCATAGGGTCACCTAGTACCACTCAGAGTCCATTGCCTATTCGATCACCTAGTACCACTAAGAGTTCGCCAACATCTACAGGGTTATCTAAAACCACCCAGAGTCCACTGACTAGAGTGGGGTCACTCAGTACCACTCAGAGTCCATTGACTACTGTGGAATCACCTAGGACTACCCAGGCTCCACTGCCTACAGTGATATCACCTAGTACCACCCAAGGCCCACTGACTAATTCGG CCAACGACAGACACATAAAGGCTGTCTCCCACACTGCTTTTGGCCAATCAGAGGATgagctctctctgccctccctcgCCAGTGAAACAGCAAATAGTAATGACTGGG GTAAAAGAGAGCCGAAAAAGACCACCACCTCCTCGCCAAATGTCCCCCGCAGTGTGGCTGTTACCGTGCCGACCCGTAAACCCACATCTGGCAAAGTCAGCAGCCCCTCCACGTCTTATGGCATGAGACCATATTCCTCCCCCAGTGTACCCGAGCCCTCCCACACCAGCGGCCCAGATG ACGATGGTGAACATCATAAGGGATTCAAACTTCCCAAACCAGTCATTGAGCCTACAATACCAATGG GATCTCCTTCTGAACCCCTCCCCAGTCCGATCAGGAACGTCGACATGAAAGGAAAACATACTGATAAAG atgtGGGCAATGTCACCAAACCGCAATTTTTGCCTGACGAAGTGACTAAAGAGATGAACAGGGCTTCCACCCCCAAGCCCCGCCTTCTTCATGTGACAGTCGCACCCATCAAACAGGAGCCCCAGCTGACAACAGCCTCACCCACTCTGAAGAGTCAAAAAGCCTCCCAAACTCTTAAAGATCaaacagccacacccactcttAAAGATCaaacagccacacccactcttAAAGATCaaacagccacacccactcttAAAGATCaaacagccacacccactcctgACAGCGAAACAGCCACACCCTCTCCTGACAGCGAAACAGCCACGTCCACTCCGGACAGTCAAACAGTCACACCTACTCTGAACGGTCAAACAACCTCGCCCACTGTGAAAAGTCAAACAACCACGCCGACTCTGAAAGTTCAAACAACTAAGCCCACTCTGAAAGTTCAAACAACTAAGCCCACTCTGAAAGTTCAAACAACCACGCCCACTCTGAAAGTTCAAACAACTAAGCCCACTCTGAAAGCTCGAAAAACCGCTCCAACTCCGAAAGGTCGAACAACCACGCCCACTCCAAAACGTCAAACAACCACGCCCACTCTGAAAGTTCGAAAAACCAAGCCCACTCTGAAAGCTCGAAAAACCATTCCAACTCCGAAAGGTCGAACAACCACGACCTCTCCGAAAGTTCAAACAACCAAGCCCACTCTGAAAGCTCGAAAAACCACTCCAACTCCGAAAGCTCGAACAACCACGCCCACTCCAAAACGTCAAACAACCACGCCCACTCTGGACGATCAAACCTCGATGCCTACTCTGAATG ACAGCCGGGATAACCTCTGGGATAACACGTCTGTGTTCAGCTCGGTCCCTTCCTCTGATGTAGATGCCATGGGAAAGAAGCGCTTCACCG cccctcATGTGGTCTATAAGATTGATAAGAAGCCGGATGAGCCTTGCTCCATCACTGACTCCCTCAAACACTTCCCAACGGAAGAGGGCGGAGACCTGAATGTGACGGCCCCTCCCAGGTTCCCCCCCTCCAACCTGACAGTGGTGACCGTAGAAGGATGCCCCTCCTTCATTATTCTGGACTGGGATGAGAGTGACAATGAGACAACAG ACTATGAGGTCACAGCTAAAAATATAGGTCCAAATGGCGAGAAAACCTCAACCCTGAACACGGACCAGACGCATGCTGCTTTAGAGAACCTTAACCCTAGCAGCag TTACGAGTTCCGAGTGAAGCCTCTCAATGAGCTTGGGGAGGGCCCGTCCACGGACCCGGTGGTGTTCGACACGGAGTCCG CGGACCCACGCGTGAGTGAATATACCGCAG GAAGGGCCGCCATTTGGACGCCGTTCTCCTTCAACGCAGATGAGTACTCTGAATGCCGTGGCAAACAGTATGTGAAGAGGACTTGGTACCGCAAGTTTGTCGGAATCCAGCTCTGCAACTCTCTGAGATATAAGATCTACCTGAGTGACTCCCTCAAAG GGAAGTTTTACAATATCGGAGACCAAACGGGCAACGGAGAGGATCACTGCCAATTTGTGGACTCCTTCCTGGACGGGCGGACAGGCCACCAACTTCTAGCAGAGCAGCTCCCTCCAAGGACTG GGTTCTACAGAGCAATGCGTCAGGAGCCCGTCAGTTTCGGGGAGATAGGAGGACGCTCTCACATCACTTATGTACCATGGTATGAGTGCGGAACACCCATACCAGGGAAGTGGTGGTAG